TTTTGGCCATTTCGACTATGGTTCGGTTGGCTCGCTCCGCAACACCATTTTGCTGGGGTGTATACGGGACAGTCAACTCCCTCTTTATAccacaacttttcaaaaaattatcaaattcacTGTTAATATATTCTTTACCATTATCACTTCGTATCGCTTTTATCTTACAGTCCATTTGACATTCAacaaagcttttaaaatttctaaattttttaaaaacttcaattttGGCTTTCATAAAGTATACAGATGTCTTTCTAGAAAAATCGTCTATAAATGTGACAAAAAGTCGATTACCACCCAGCGATTTAACATTCATAGGCCCACACACATCTGTATGCACAAGTTCAAGTACTTTCTTCGTTGAACGCTCAGGCTTTTGTACATATGGTAATGCAGAAATTTTCGCTTTATCGCACGTATGGCAATTTACTTGTTTTGGTATACCCTTTAATTTTATACCATGAACTAATTCTTTTTCACTGAgttcatgtaaatttttaaaattcaagtgACCGTATCTGTTGTGTCACATTGTAACTTGCGAGTTAGTTAACATAtttacaacaccaacaactcttttttcaatatataaatataagttatttattcgttttgcttttaacactaattgtttttctttatttctcacTAAAGCCGTTTCTTTTTCGAACACAGTGGAATTTCCGAACTGCGCTGCTTTACTCACTGACAAAAAATTCATGCGTAGCGCTGGTACATataaaacgttttgtaattcTATTTTGCGTTTTTCACTTTGCAGTAATACAGTACCTATACCGTATGATTCAACATATTGATTGATAAACAAACTTTTACTCGTATTACAGCACATATGAGAAGTAGCGCCGTTGTCGATGCACCAAATGTTTTTCTTCTGCTTCTCGTCAATGCTTCCAAACATTAAGCAGTTTGATGTTTCTTCATATGAATTTTGTTTATTGGTTACTTTGTTTTAACTTCGGCATTCACTTGCCCGATGACCCGATCGTTGACAATTGAAGCATTTCcccttaaatttaaatttcttttgcttcttcACTTCTTCCGTTGCATCGCTTTGCCAATCGTGTGTTCTAACGGTGCTTAGTTGCTTTTGCGCTgaatatgtgtttttgtttgcacTGCTTGCATGTCCTCTCTTTCATTTCGTTCTTGCCTACGCGTgccttcttcaaaaattttagctTTGACTGTGTCAAAAGTTGGCAATTCGTCGCGAGTCTCAATTGCTACAACAAAAGTTTCCCACGAGCTAGGAAGACTTGACAACAACATTATGACTTTCAAATCATTCATTATTTGTATGTTTAATTCCGCTAGTTTGTTGACCGTTTCGACAAACAACTGTACATACTGAATCACGCTATCATTTTGCTGCATATTCAAACGCAACAACTTTTGATATAACTACACTTTTCTTATTGGACCAACTGGCATATGAATTTGCTTCAATTTTAGCCATGCTTCTGATGCCGTTTTGCATGATTTTATATGCAATAATTGCGTCGGTTTCACATTAAGGAACAAACATGCCAACGCTTTTTGGTCTGCTGTGTTCCATTTTTGCACATCTTGAGGCGTTGCCTCTTCTGGTTTTTTATTAGCACACTGCGCACAGATACCGACCAGACGTCGTAATTATCTTCTGCAAGTTTTTCGATTTGCAGAGACAAACtcattttaaaaacttatttaaaaaccgCGCACAtacgaaattgaaaattcaCTACAGTTAATATCTGCCGTTACAACAAATGGTGCCCTATGTGTTCTGACCTGGGCCCATAACCATTGTTGCAGAGCACCACTGATAATAAAACGCAATGTTTATGGTTTAAAGGTTTAATAAGAACTGAACTGAATTCAATGTATGTACAATGTAATAAGTAATTTACGGTTACAGTTAGGAATCTATGATACAGATAATATCATTTAGAAGGTTgccatattaataatattaagattACAACTTCAACAACACACATTCTGTGACTTTTCTCACAAAATCCATAACTTGTTGTTTAATCAAGCTGCGtaacattgaaaaaatgtagaaaaaccgcaaataaatgattttcaacacaatataaattcaactttcttttcatttcaaaacacataatttcacgcaggacaacgcctgcggggtcagctagtagtgTATAAAAGTGCTGGAGTAAAACAGAAGGGGGGAGTCTCACAtcacttaaggggttaggggttgtcagaggcacgaaaaaatgagagttttcagtattttttttgctactaaatcatgttattttacaaaagtagtaatatggctattataggatgtgttgacttgaagtcacgaaaatttcaaaaacaaaaaagcaaattccaaagttatagttgtttgtgttgaccctcttccaaaaaaaggtacttgcggtgacaagcataagtccttggagattcatctaaaaacaatcggaggaaaaaaatttgttttataaatagataatcccgggcctgattgaaggattttattttttcaaaattaacaaaatggcggcctcaggaaatttttttctaaatttttgcgaaaaaatcaacagttaattggtcttaaaaaattgataatgcaataaaataaaataaaaatccctTGATCAGGatcgagtttattatgtattctaaaaattcattaaaatctactgaacggTTTTCGAGTTGCAGTTGTCaccgattcaaaaaacatagtttagagaaaaacgcgtttaaagtttcacgctagcgctttgaagtgcccgagctctctttcttatttctcgaataactcaaaaacctATAATTAGTAGGATCAACGTGAATGtttcagggaatatttttaagatagtACGCTtaacgaaaatggaaaaaaatttaattttttgaaaattctaacttcccctaaccccttaaaacaTTCATCGAATGTAATCGTAAATCGGCTGCAACCATGATAGTACTTTAGCACATgcaagtaaatttaaatattgtattgctctgtgcaatgttTCAGGAATATCTGCGAGTTATTTCGCATTCATCACAAATTATGATTCAACTTTTTCTTGTTCAGTAACAACTATCAGTTAattcctatacatatgtatgtactatgctttaagatattattttgtgttttttgtttaagtaatgaattgcttatgatttgaagtatattttttatatgtgaatTGTTCTGACTTTTAATACAAAGCGATAAAAAGTAGAACGTACCCGAACCGAGGTTCCATACTCACCCATTTTCTGCCAAATCGCTTCAAccgtttttgaatttttagaatttttatacgtatatatgtacatacatatattgcaaaaTCGACggtgattttgcaaaaaatacctCCGTTAAGAACATCTGCAGGACTAAATTGTATGTACAATTCCACAGAAAGGTGAACATTTTGTTGAGCTTGTGAAATAAAACTCAATTTGAgcacatttaaatatatacgagtacaatagGCTGTTCTTATTTTGTAtgggaaaattattttattcgaaatttttgtcaCGAAAGCTGAAAATAGTTGAGACTTGATAAGAGAATGAATCTACGAAAATTTCACGCTTCTCGGACCACGCCTTATAGTGCCGaaagaaaattgtattattaattGCACGTCAGTCATACCCCAATGGTATCTTCGTTGAATTATGTATGatacattacaaaaaattatttacatttcacaaattattattttatattgattcATTCGAGTTTATTTCGTCTCTTACTAGATCCAATTATCAATGCATTGaattaagaaaacattttttttgttaaaatcaatttccaaaAACTATATTTCTCAATTGATGACAACTTACCGTTTCGTCTAGACGCCTTTTGCTAACACTTACGTTATTGTTTTGGTATTGTTTGCACTATGATTCTTTGATGAGCAAGATAGTACCGTTACACCGTCTCGGCGTCAATGCTTTTTGGCGTTTCTCATTTTACGGTGAGCTCAttctgtttatatttacaaGCAAGAAAGAGTGATTTGAAGTGAAATggatttaagaaataaaaataaaatatttttggttggtTCGATCAACTTGAGTATTCTGGGCTCGAAACTACCATCAAATAAGCAAGTGATACaggtacttttttttaatattcgtgTAGTAAAGTTATCTGTGTGCGAAAGTGCAAATCTTGTAATTCGAGAAGTACTAATATTTTGGGAAAAGGCTCATTTGCCCACTAAAGAAAAGCACCATTGcactaaaaaattgcaaaaattgtatgaCGAGTGGCGTTTTCtgcagaaaaataataaaaagtccGGTGATTCTTAccgtgaaaaagaaaaagattttgttaaaaatttggaCAATTTATTTGATGTTGCGCATGCAGATGTTATGAAACTCGTAAAGGTTGAAGAAGATAGGCTTTTTCTTCTCGGACAAAGACAGCAGGGTCGTGTTGGTTACCTTGGATCCGTCGATTTTAATTTATGTCAAGCAGaggaaaaaaggcaaaaaagaaGGCATGATGAAGAAGAACGTCGGGAgcgaaatattgctgaacaaaaaattcaaccGGGAGAAATATCATTTAGCAGTATTTCTGATGATTCAAACGAAGTGGATAGTGATCAAGCCGAAGCTATACCGTCACTGAAGAAATCGAGAGTAGTCTAGAGAGGCCAAGAACATTTTATAACGGCAAAATTAGTTTCTGTCCTAGATCGATGCCAAGTAAGTGTACGGAATGCAGTTTATATATTACAAGCGGCTGCAGAAGCTCTTGGCCATAATGTTGACGACTTGGTTATAACTCAAACGTCAATTTATCATCAAAGAAAACACCTGCGCTCTGTGCAAGCTGAGCTGATTAAAGAGAAGTTTAAATCATCACTTCCGCCATTCCTTGTTGTGCATTGGGATGGTAAGATGCTGCCATCATTAAGTaagtaaaaatttgattttatttacaaagattAGAGGCAGGCATCTAAAAATAACATACATTTTATAATCAAGATGTCCATGATAAGAGTGCTGAGCGGTTGACAATAGTTGTTTCAGGAATGGACCATGACCAACTTCTTGCCGTTTCAAAACTGTCAAATTCAACGGGCAAAGAACAAGCAATAGCAGTATATAATGCGTTGGAGGAGTGGAATGTATCGGAGAAAGTGCAGGCATTATGCTGTGACACTACAGCTTCAAACACTGACCGATTGAGTGGTGCCTGTGTGCTCTTAGAGCAAATGCTTTATAGAGAGCTGCTTTATCTCCCTTGTCGACACCATATATTTGAGATAGTACTGAGAGGAGGGTTTGAAGCTAAACTTCCACACTTCACATCAAGCCCCGATATTCCgttatttaaagaatttaagaaATCTTTGTCAAAGCTTGACAGGGAAAAATATCAACGTGGTATGGAGGATGAACATTGCCGTGAAAGCATTAACGATGTAATCGATGACATTGCAGATTTTGCTgcacaacaattaaaaaaaagtctagTTAGAGAAGACTATCGAGAGCTTTTAGAACTGACATTAATCTTCTTGGATATAAAAAGCGATACACGAATCCGAATTTGCCCTCCAGGAGCAATGCATCAAGCCAaactttactggcgtagacaccgcttacgcgattatagccgagttaacaacagcgcgccaatcgtttcttatcttcgctacgtggcgctaattggatattccaagcgaggccaggtccttctccacttggtccttccaccggagtggaggtcttcctcttcctctgcttcccacggcgggtactgcgtcgaatactttcagagctggagtgttttcatccatccggacaacatgacctagccagcatagccgctgtcttttaattcgctgaactatgtcgatgtcgtcgtatatctcgcacagctcatcgtgccatcgaatgcggtattcgccgtggccaacgcgcaaaggaccataaatctttcgcagaacttttctctcgaaaactcgcaacgtctaCTCAtgggttgttgtcatcgtccaagcctctgcaccatatagcaggacgggaattatgagcgacttatagagtttggtttttgttcgtcgagagaagactttacttttcaattgcctactcagtccgaagtagcacctgttggcaagagtaatcctgcgttggatttccagcctgacattgttggtggtgttaacgctggttccaagatagacgaaattatctacaacttcaaagttatgactgtcaacagtgacgtgagtgccaagtcgcgagtgcgacgactgtttgtttgatgacaggagatatttcgtcttgcctcgttcactgccagatccatttgcgttgctttcttgttcagtctggagaaagtagaactaacggcgcgggtgttgagaccgatgatatcaatatcatcggcatacgccagcagctgtacactcttataaaagattgtacctggtcgattcagttctgcagctctaataattttctccagcagcagattcaaaaagtcgcacgatagggagtcgccttgtctgaaacctcgtttggtatcgaacggctcggagaggtccttcccgatcctgacggagcttttcgtgttgttcaacgtcagtttacacaaccgtattagttttgcggggacacGCGCTATttactgtttaaaaatattcctgTTCCGAGCTCAATATCCTATGCAGGAAGAACAAAAAGCAGCACTAGCTGATGTCTGCATTTTCATAGTGCGATTTTATATTAAGATTTGGTTCAAATGCTCCGACGCTACTGCTGCTCCCGTTGacgatttaaatataataaaaagttttaaatattatgaaagcaTTGATTTTACAACCAGCGATGCTGCACTGCGAAAATTGTCTAACCATTTATGGTATTTGACAGAGGAAGCAGCCGCTTTAGCCTTATTTGATGACAGACTATCAGTAGGGACAAAAGTCCAAATGGTCAGTGCTCTTAAAAAACCCGGCAGATGCGATGGATGCAAAAAACTTATTCTAGGTTCACAAGACATGGGACAATTGTTAGGTATAATATGAGAATAAtactcttaaatttttattttattcttaaattattGTCTTACAGACGAGACCATGGAGCATTTCATATCTTCCAACAGTCTCAAATTGTTTTCAAGGCTGCAGATAGATACCAGCTTCTTGGATTTCAACCCAGAAACATGGCAGACGCAGGCTTCATGTATGGatggcaaaaaaataataaactctcTAAAAGTAGTTAGCGACACTGCAGAAAGAGCCGTAAAACTAATGCAAGATTACCGTGGATTGCTAACCAAAAATGAAAGTGATTGGGGTTATATTTTGCAATGCATACAAGAACATAGGAAAATGTATCCGAATTGTtcaaaacaaacttttaaaagttgtaaataattataattttgtgtaaTGTATCatacataattcagcgaatgtACCATTGGGGTATGAGTGACGTGCAATTaacaatacaattttctatCGGCACTATAAGGCGTGGTCCGAGAGGCGTGAAATTTTCGTAGATTCATTTTCTTATCAAGTCTCAACTATTTTCAGCTTTCgtgataaaaatttcgaataaaaatttttaacgaaCAGGCAAATATACATGCACAGTATAGATgctaatggctccactgtgaatgccAGTCAATGCGTGTctaagtttgttgcgtccgtaGTCTGATATTTGCATTGTTCGATTTCGTGATTGTAATCAAATAATGACCTCTTCATGCTCCTAAGAGTAGGAGTCAAACGCGTTAAAGTGGCCCAGTAACTATGTTCGGGTGATTTCTTGTTAAGCAACATTTAACTGGGAGGAagtacatattaaatatttcgagctcgacgtCGCCAGACCGAAAtctgatctgaaattttgggGTATTATCCACACAACTTTGAGCAGTGAACTTATAACGAATGTTCAGATTATTGAACAACCTTTAACggctacaattttttttaattttttaaatctgtaCGTTAATCGAAACATACTTAGTATAAAACAAAGTCGCTTTTTCTATGCCTTTGTatgcttaaatctttaaaaaacggattttgatgcggtttttttaatagatatagtgattgaagaggaaggtttatatgtataataacgttcattaaatagtggagaaatactgttattttttaGGGTtctaataattacattttttccgCTTACATTGCAAACGCAGGCTGAACCCTACGAGATTTATTAAAGcaataggggtattcgcttgctcttgcaagattgcagattgcaaaaatattataccgaaatatacaagggcacgagagcacctattgcagaatctagtgatatatgaacggctgattcggtcaatttattgagaATGATTATTATgtatggctattgtgaattggcgcaccttctgcatacatttttaacaaaaaaaaactgtaagaaatctttataatttaaatagaaattttaaaatcaatttaaaacttaccttcctcaacaatttaacaacgtaatatgtctttatgtaaaatggcggctaaaacagggttgcaattatatttttgcgtgacattgcacgcaaatatacacaGGTTTTGGTctaacatattttacagccaatgcaaataattttctgcgtgtgtttgttgttgtgccggcgCACCAAGAGGAATGCCTAAAAACAGCTCATCGGAGGTCGCTGTTTTCCCTATAGCACTTTGAATTTAGCAGCAATCGGACGGATTATTATCGGAACTCTCTAGcgagaaatattaaaatgaaaacgaGGAAGTATATGCGtataatttcaaactgatccttcttcaaaaataatacaatcgctaaatatttggaatagttGAATAGATCTGCAAGCAAGTAGATAGTGCAATGGTTTATggctggctcagtaatcagtcggtGAATGTCAGCCGACTTTTTCGTTTTCCACGATTGAGAACCGGATAaccatgtgcagtccactacacAGAGAAAAATatggctaataaaaataaaaagattgtcTCTATGATCAGTTGCAGGGACCAAGAAGAGGACGGACGTCAAAGACGAAGATATTTTCATAGAGATTTCTTCTTATTTATATGTGGGAAatcttcttatttttatttaaaagtttatctGCTTAAAATAATGAGAAAACTTCTTGTTCGATAAATTCTGTCTAAATGTAGGAGAAGGCGGTGAGAAGAGAAGGGAAGCGTACCGTTGCAAGTTCCATTgatttcttttgacatctttttTTCCATACTCTTGAATTCAAAAAGTAACTGAAgtgtatgaaagaaaataaaaaacaaaaacgaaatgtaAATCACTAtaagcaacaataacataatGATATGTGTTGAGCACGCAACCATAACATACATTATACGCGTCGAAGTGCACGGGATGTAGCCTTGCgtatattagttaaaaaaaagagcaaatgcacaaacaaaaacaaactattcACAAGCATAAGCATTTCAATGTCGCCAATCATAACTGTATTTCTATCGGCTCGTGTTTTTGCATGCTTAAGATGATGCAATAATTAATGGGCATCAGTCAGTATTAACACGTTCCCTGTCCAATGTATCACATgtgatacaaaattattttcttgtaCCATGTGTACAGCGTCCATGTAtcatatatgatacatatgatatatgATATCCCTGCccacatacaaaaattaatttttaattttaattcatgtATGATACATAGAGCGTATGTAATTCAACTTCGTAGTGACACGTTCGTGTATCATAgctgatacaattttttttttaccgttatATCGCTGTCAAGATGTGTGGGATAGTTCAAAAATACATCGATAACCTCTAAAAACGCCTACagcaatataatttcaaaaataagtgtTGCACGTGTACAGTTAAagattaatttttgtatggggACAGGGAACGTGTTAACGTGAGTGTGGCCCGACGCGTGTCTTATAAAAATTGTGACAAGTTTGTAAAATGGATATATTCAGTTCGGATGAAAATAGTAACGCTCCTTGCACATTAGATGCAATTGAAACGCTGCCCATTTTTAAATCGTGGGAGTTAAATGATGATATTTGCTCCATTCTTGTGGACTACGGAGTGACATCAAcgataattttaacaaaaatggattgGGAAGATATcgactgtttatttgaaaagcttccaacaaaattttttggcgaATGCATCAAGTTTAAAGCGGGATTAAGAGAATGGAGGAAGAACATGGTAAGTGCAGCATAATTTAATAACTTCTTTGGTATACATTTATGCAAGCATTTTTAGAATATACCGCTTGTACGTGATGCAAGCACCTTATCTGCGAGTAGTCAAATTTTGGAGTGGTTACAGAAAATTTCTGACGACTTAAATGCAGCTAAAAGTTCAAGAGATTCTTCACCAGTACTCCAGCCAACGTATGATAACTGCATGGACAGTCGCAGCTTAACCGACTTTTTAAAAGGTACGGTTAAAGGGCAGCTTGTGCTTCACTTTCAGCAGAAAAATGGTTTCTTGGACGCCAAGCAGCAGAATACATTGTATCACTGCGTAATAGAGAATTACATATATAGGAAGGCGGAAAAAACTGACATATGGAGAAATGCAAAAGTGGGCCAACATCATCTGCGATGTATTCCCCAAAGAGAATCCGGTATGTATATCCATACGTATATGTAATCATTTCatgtttcaaaatgaaaaaaacagtTCTGCttactattttaattatttttgggaaatcaTTTGGCACACTTAAAAAGTTGTGCAAAACATAAACAACCAAATTAGGAGTTTAGTATGAAGTTAGATTTGTACAGTTTATGACGAAGGATAAACTTGTAAAAACtattactattaaaaattaataaataaaaatagggccaaaccaaaataaaactaattttgttgCATATGTTTTGCGCAATActattgatttatttaattgtaacatggtctatttttttaatgcaactAGTTAATATTTAGGAAACATATTTTCTAGCAAGGAAATATGGTAAGAAAAATCCTACGGGAAAGCTATTTTCACGCTGGACGAATGCTGACAAAACcaattataaaaagttttcaaccGATCGTACAACTGCCGCTTCGCCTGCAGCTTTATCCAGCGGTATAAACAAATAGATTGTATACTCTCACCAGATATACTTATTTCTGAATATTTAGATAAGTATTACGAAAAGAAGTGCTGGCTGCAGAATAATTGCACACCATGGGAACAGGTTATTGATTACTGGAAGGAGACATATGGTCAAAGAATTATAGATATCCATAACGCCAGTTCTTTAAGCTGCATTTTTAGTGAATGGCCGCGC
The sequence above is a segment of the Bactrocera dorsalis isolate Fly_Bdor chromosome 6, ASM2337382v1, whole genome shotgun sequence genome. Coding sequences within it:
- the LOC125779475 gene encoding uncharacterized protein LOC125779475, which produces MQEEQKAALADVCIFIVRFYIKIWFKCSDATAAPVDDLNIIKSFKYYESIDFTTSDAALRKLSNHLWYLTEEAAALALFDDRLSVGTKVQMVSALKKPGRCDGCKKLILGSQDMGQLLDETMEHFISSNSLKLFSRLQIDTSFLDFNPETWQTQASCMDGKKIINSLKVVSDTAERAVKLMQDYRGLLTKNESDWGYILQCIQEHRKMYPNCSKQTFKSCK
- the LOC125779437 gene encoding uncharacterized protein LOC125779437 produces the protein MDWEDIDCLFEKLPTKFFGECIKFKAGLREWRKNMNIPLVRDASTLSASSQILEWLQKISDDLNAAKSSRDSSPVLQPTYDNCMDSRSLTDFLKGTVKGQLVLHFQQKNGFLDAKQQNTLYHCVIENYIYRKAEKTDIWRNAKVGQHHLRCIPQRESARKYGKKNPTGKLFSRWTNADKTNYKKFSTDRTTAASPAALSSDKYYEKKCWLQNNCTPWEQVIDYWKETYGQRIIDIHNASSLSCIFSEWPRYKDFR